TATGGTTACATACATTGTATCCTGCCTCTTTGGCGGATTTTATATGGGAAAAAAGATAAAAGTCAGACGGTTTGCATGGGGTATGGGAGTCGGTACGGGATATGCCGTTCTTCTTATGGCAGTTACCTTTCTGACAGTGCATCAGATAAGCGGAGATTTTAAGGAAATGCTCATGATGTTTTTCCTGTGCTTTTTCGGAGGTACTCTGGGAGGAATTTTAGCGTGAATTTCTACTTGCTAGGCGGTTGCAGCTATGCTATAATACCGCTAGATGTTATATCTTAAAATTATCATACATGGGAGGATTATGTTATGGAACATATCAAAACATTAAATACAAAAAGCTTACAGAATACAGTAAAAAAAGGCGGATGCGGTGAATGTCAGACATCTTGTCAGTCTGCATGTAAAACATCCTGCACAGTAGGAAACCAGAGCTGCGAACACAAATAAAATAACACAGTGCGTTTTTTTCTGGGCACATGGCTGAACAGCAGCGGTGTAAAAGCCGCTGCTTAATTATTGCATGGGAGACTTAGTCTCCCATGCAATAATTAACGCTCCGCGAGGAGCGCACTGCGGCAGAAAGGAATTATA
The DNA window shown above is from Blautia hansenii DSM 20583 and carries:
- a CDS encoding TIGR04086 family membrane protein — translated: MEKRVSKNAKPMLMIKALLLAYATTGILLLILAFLLYKMGLGESQINIGIMVTYIVSCLFGGFYMGKKIKVRRFAWGMGVGTGYAVLLMAVTFLTVHQISGDFKEMLMMFFLCFFGGTLGGILA
- the scfA gene encoding six-cysteine ranthipeptide SCIFF, whose product is MEHIKTLNTKSLQNTVKKGGCGECQTSCQSACKTSCTVGNQSCEHK